Part of the Myxococcus fulvus genome, GGAGGAGTAGGAAGCGGTGCATGCGCACCCTGCTCTCCTCTTCCGTGCTGCTGTCGCTGCTGCTGACTCCGATGCTCGGCGCCGCCCAGGCCGAGCGCCCCAGGCCTCGCGCCAGGGATCTGGGCATCACCTTCGGCGGGCAGTCGGGCCCCCACAACGCCATCACCGACGTGCCGGGCGTGGAGGTGGGCCACACCACGCTCATCTCCGGCCAGGGCCGCATCGAAGCGGGCAAGGGCCCCGTGCGCACCGGCGTCACCGCCGTGCTGCCCCGAGGCAAGGCCCACGTGGGCGAGCCCGTCTTCGCCTCCACCTACGCCCTCAACGGCAACGGCGAGATGACCGGCACGCACTGGATTCAGGAGTCCGGTGAGCTCAACGGCCCGGTGATGATCACCAACACCAACGACATCAGCGCCGTGCGCGAGGCCGTCATCACCTGGGCGATGAAGAAGGACCTCGCGTGGGATCTGGGCCTGCCCGTCGTCGCGGAGACGTGGGACGGCATGCTCCACGACGTGTATGGCTTCCACGTCAAGCCCGAGCACGCGCACCAGGCGCTCGAAACGGCGCGCACCGGCCCCGTCCCGGAGGGCTCCGTGGGCGGCGGCACGGGCATGGTGTGCCACAACTTCAAGGGCGGCATCGGCACCGCCTCGCGCAAGCTGCCCGAGTCCGCCGGCGGCTACACGCTCGGGGTGCTGGTGCAATGCAACTACGGCTCGCGACGCCTCTTCTCCGTCGAGGGCGTGCCCGTGGGCGAGGAGCTCCCGGACCAGCGGCCCTGCTACCTCGGCTCCCAGAAGCCCGGCAGCCCCATGATGCAGGCGGTGCCGTCCTGCGATGTGAAGGGCGCTCCGTCCAAGGCGCCCAATCCGTTCGAGGGCGCGGGCTCCATCATCGTCGTCGTCGCCACGGACGCGCCGCTCCTGCCCCACCAGCTCAACCGGCTTGCCCGCCGCGTGCCGCTGGGCATCGCCAAGATGGGAGGCCTGGGTGAGAACTTCTCCGGCGACATCTTCCTCGCCTTCTCCACCCAGCACGTGAAGCCGCCGACGGAGGCGCACGTCGCCAACGTGGCGGTGCTCGGCAATGATCGCCTCAATCCCCTCTTCGCGGCCACCGTGCAGGCCACGCAGGAGGCCATCCTCAACTCCATGCTGGCCTCCGACACCATGACCGGGGCGGACAACATCCGCGTCTTCGGCCTGCCGCACGACGGCCTGGTCAAGGCGATGAAGAAGTACGGACGGCTCAAGCCCGCCGCGCCCACGCCAGCGCCCCGCAAGACGACGAAGCCCTGAACCGGACTCGGGCGGCGGCTCGCATGGACTCCAGGCGACCCCTCGGAG contains:
- a CDS encoding P1 family peptidase, which encodes MRTLLSSSVLLSLLLTPMLGAAQAERPRPRARDLGITFGGQSGPHNAITDVPGVEVGHTTLISGQGRIEAGKGPVRTGVTAVLPRGKAHVGEPVFASTYALNGNGEMTGTHWIQESGELNGPVMITNTNDISAVREAVITWAMKKDLAWDLGLPVVAETWDGMLHDVYGFHVKPEHAHQALETARTGPVPEGSVGGGTGMVCHNFKGGIGTASRKLPESAGGYTLGVLVQCNYGSRRLFSVEGVPVGEELPDQRPCYLGSQKPGSPMMQAVPSCDVKGAPSKAPNPFEGAGSIIVVVATDAPLLPHQLNRLARRVPLGIAKMGGLGENFSGDIFLAFSTQHVKPPTEAHVANVAVLGNDRLNPLFAATVQATQEAILNSMLASDTMTGADNIRVFGLPHDGLVKAMKKYGRLKPAAPTPAPRKTTKP